The Fictibacillus arsenicus genome contains a region encoding:
- a CDS encoding CCA tRNA nucleotidyltransferase, producing the protein MNKLFEDASYVIEQIESKGFKAYFVGGCVRDYCLNRPIKDIDIASSAKPEEIQSIFPKTIPVGIEHGTVIVRYNQVSYEVTTFRKEDKYEDFRRPSKVWFVTKLEEDLSRRDFTFNAMAMDKNFQLIDPFNGRDDLKKLQIRTVGKPDHRFSEDPLRIMRAFRFMSVYGMNIEEETKFALKKNAPLLKRISTERITVEFKKLLEGEQTGKALQLMRNCGVFPFMPYPIEEICEGSLLSFDWSSLKSEEQRWAAVIVLTKVDDERDFLKLWKLPNKVIQSVLNILSSYKKTKWTKMDLYTTGLTEALSGLRLKCLLEDESFEEQASKLKQLANEIVIKSRDEIPLNGEDILKIKQKAPGVWVGQLFQELEKEIVEGKLPLSEREISDWVRRWGKE; encoded by the coding sequence ATGAACAAGTTATTTGAGGATGCTTCCTATGTAATAGAGCAAATCGAATCAAAAGGCTTCAAGGCTTATTTTGTAGGAGGATGTGTTCGGGATTATTGTTTAAATCGTCCGATAAAGGATATAGACATAGCTTCTAGTGCAAAACCAGAAGAAATACAGAGCATCTTCCCAAAAACGATTCCTGTCGGAATTGAACATGGTACAGTCATCGTTAGATATAATCAAGTCTCTTATGAAGTAACAACCTTCAGAAAAGAAGACAAATATGAAGATTTCCGAAGACCTTCTAAAGTGTGGTTTGTCACGAAATTAGAAGAAGATCTGTCGAGGAGAGATTTTACCTTTAATGCGATGGCCATGGATAAGAATTTTCAGCTTATCGACCCATTCAATGGAAGAGATGATCTTAAAAAGCTGCAGATCAGGACTGTAGGAAAACCTGATCACCGATTCTCTGAAGATCCGCTTCGTATCATGCGGGCATTCCGTTTTATGAGTGTGTACGGTATGAACATTGAAGAAGAAACAAAGTTTGCCCTGAAAAAGAATGCACCATTGCTAAAAAGAATATCTACAGAAAGAATAACGGTGGAATTCAAGAAACTGCTTGAAGGCGAACAAACAGGAAAAGCACTGCAACTAATGCGAAATTGCGGCGTCTTCCCGTTTATGCCATACCCTATAGAGGAAATATGCGAAGGCAGCCTGCTCTCATTTGATTGGAGCTCTTTAAAGAGCGAAGAACAAAGATGGGCGGCTGTAATCGTGTTAACTAAAGTGGATGATGAGAGAGATTTCTTAAAGTTATGGAAGCTTCCTAATAAGGTTATCCAGTCAGTTTTAAACATCCTTTCTTCATATAAAAAAACTAAATGGACTAAAATGGATTTGTACACCACAGGCTTAACTGAGGCACTATCAGGTCTAAGGCTAAAATGTCTTCTTGAGGATGAATCCTTTGAAGAACAAGCGAGCAAGCTGAAACAACTAGCAAATGAAATTGTTATTAAATCCAGAGATGAAATCCCTTTAAACGGTGAGGACATTTTAAAAATTAAACAAAAAGCTCCAGGCGTGTGGGTAGGACAACTTTTTCAGGAGTTAGAAAAAGAAATCGTTGAAGGTAAACTCCCTCTTTCTGAAAGGGAGATCAGCGATTGGGTGCGAAGGTGGGGAAAAGAATGA
- the bshA gene encoding N-acetyl-alpha-D-glucosaminyl L-malate synthase BshA, whose protein sequence is MKLKIGITCYPTVGGSGVVATELGKLLAERGHEIHFIASSIPFRLGKFYPNIFFHEVEVNQYSVFQYPPYDLALASKMAEVAKREKLDLLHVHYAVPHAVCAVLAKQMLDDNIKILTTLHGTDITVLGYDPSLSEMIKFGIEKSDAVTAVSHQLKEDTEQLLKTQKEIIPVHNFVDERVYYRRDNNSELKKTYGIQDDEKVIVHISNFRPVKRIQDVIKAFSLIRKEMPSKLLLIGNGPELTVACEQVRELNIEDDVLFLGKQENVGELFSICDLKLLLSEKESFGLVLLEAMACGVPVIGTRIGGIPEVIVDGETGYMVEVGDTAAVADKAISLLKNDERHRRFRENSVRHVRENFLSEKIVSVYEEIYNSLVKG, encoded by the coding sequence ATGAAGCTAAAAATCGGAATCACCTGTTATCCCACAGTCGGCGGGTCAGGGGTGGTTGCTACTGAACTAGGAAAATTACTTGCGGAAAGAGGGCATGAGATACACTTCATCGCGTCCAGCATACCTTTTCGTCTCGGGAAATTTTATCCGAACATTTTTTTTCATGAAGTGGAAGTAAATCAATATTCGGTTTTTCAGTATCCTCCTTATGACCTTGCCTTAGCAAGCAAAATGGCAGAGGTAGCTAAGCGGGAAAAATTAGATCTTCTGCACGTGCATTATGCTGTACCGCACGCAGTATGCGCTGTTCTCGCAAAGCAGATGTTAGATGATAATATTAAAATTCTTACAACTCTTCACGGAACAGATATTACCGTATTAGGATACGACCCTTCATTAAGTGAGATGATAAAATTCGGCATCGAAAAATCTGATGCAGTAACAGCCGTTTCTCACCAATTAAAAGAGGATACCGAACAGCTGCTTAAAACTCAAAAAGAAATTATTCCTGTACATAACTTTGTTGATGAGCGGGTGTATTACAGACGTGATAATAATTCAGAACTTAAGAAAACTTATGGAATACAAGATGATGAAAAAGTCATCGTACATATATCTAACTTCAGACCCGTTAAGCGGATACAGGATGTGATCAAAGCTTTTTCATTGATCAGAAAAGAGATGCCATCAAAGTTATTGCTGATCGGAAACGGCCCTGAATTAACGGTAGCATGTGAACAGGTCCGTGAACTTAATATAGAAGATGATGTGTTATTTTTAGGGAAGCAGGAGAATGTAGGCGAACTATTCTCTATCTGTGATCTGAAACTTCTGTTATCAGAAAAAGAAAGTTTCGGACTCGTTCTATTAGAAGCGATGGCTTGCGGTGTGCCTGTAATTGGAACGCGCATCGGCGGTATTCCTGAAGTGATTGTGGATGGTGAGACAGGGTACATGGTGGAAGTGGGCGACACGGCTGCTGTGGCAGATAAAGCTATCTCTTTATTAAAAAATGATGAAAGACATAGACGTTTCAGAGAGAATTCCGTTAGACATGTAAGGGAAAACTTTTTATCTGAAAAAATAGTGAGTGTATACGAAGAAATCTATAACTCTTTAGTAAAGGGTTGA
- the bshB1 gene encoding bacillithiol biosynthesis deacetylase BshB1: MNLKNWLAFGAHADDVEIGMGAAIKKETESGREVIICDLTEAELSSNGSVEIRRREAKEAAVILGVKNRVNLQLPDRGLYLQEEFILRMVSCIRKFKPEYVFAPYWVDRHPDHGNCAKLVKEAVFSAGIKNIKDPDDLDAHKVKNIFYYFINSTDRPSLFLNVSEAYSYKIKALQAYPSQFIKTADSVDTPLTNGYIERVEARDRLFGLEAGTAYAEGFIPEQTYVTNNL, encoded by the coding sequence ATGAATTTAAAAAACTGGCTAGCTTTCGGTGCACATGCAGATGATGTAGAGATCGGAATGGGAGCAGCAATTAAAAAGGAAACAGAAAGCGGCCGTGAAGTTATCATCTGTGACTTAACAGAAGCTGAGCTCTCATCAAACGGAAGCGTTGAGATCAGGAGAAGAGAAGCCAAAGAAGCAGCAGTTATTCTAGGTGTCAAAAATAGAGTGAATCTTCAGCTTCCGGACAGAGGTTTGTACTTACAAGAAGAATTCATTTTGAGAATGGTTTCTTGTATCCGAAAGTTCAAGCCCGAGTATGTTTTTGCTCCTTATTGGGTCGACCGCCATCCTGATCATGGGAATTGCGCTAAACTAGTTAAAGAAGCTGTTTTTTCAGCTGGTATCAAAAATATAAAGGATCCAGATGATCTCGATGCACATAAAGTAAAAAATATTTTTTATTATTTCATTAACAGTACAGATAGACCTTCATTGTTTCTAAATGTCAGTGAAGCATATTCATATAAAATAAAAGCTTTGCAAGCATACCCTTCTCAGTTTATAAAAACTGCGGACAGTGTTGATACACCGCTCACAAACGGCTATATTGAGCGCGTTGAAGCAAGAGACAGGCTGTTTGGACTTGAAGCAGGGACTGCTTATGCAGAAGGTTTTATTCCTGAACAAACTTATGTGACCAACAATTTATAA
- the mgsA gene encoding methylglyoxal synthase, with product MKIALIAHDKKKNDMINFTIAYKDILIEHTLYATGTTGSKINEATNLSINLLQSGPLGGDQQIGALIAENELDLVLFFRDPLTAQPHEPDVSALMRLCDVYQIPLATNLASAELFIKSLERGDLDWRRIIDERESENK from the coding sequence ATGAAAATAGCTCTTATTGCGCACGATAAAAAGAAAAACGATATGATTAATTTTACTATTGCTTATAAGGACATCTTAATCGAACATACTTTATACGCTACCGGAACAACAGGATCTAAAATAAACGAAGCCACAAATCTTTCTATTAACTTGTTACAGTCTGGTCCTTTAGGCGGTGATCAGCAGATCGGTGCACTAATTGCTGAAAATGAGCTGGATCTCGTATTGTTTTTCAGAGACCCTTTAACAGCGCAGCCGCATGAACCAGATGTGTCTGCATTAATGCGCCTGTGTGACGTTTACCAAATTCCGCTTGCAACAAATTTAGCTTCGGCAGAACTATTTATCAAGTCACTTGAACGGGGAGACTTAGACTGGCGCAGAATAATCGACGAAAGAGAGTCAGAAAACAAATGA
- the dapB gene encoding 4-hydroxy-tetrahydrodipicolinate reductase produces the protein MDKIKIILAGPRGKMGTEALKMIEAASHFELAAAVDSKNDGVQVKDLQGAPVSMEAPVYDDLERCIQSVEADVLVDLTRPDIGKKHLEIALNHGLRTVIGTTGFSNEDLERLTELAQEKNTGAIIAPNFAIGAILMMKFSQMAAKYLPDIEIIEKHHDQKLDAPSGTALKTAQLITEVREEKRQGHPDENEDLQGARGAELQGIRIHSVRLPGLVAHQEVMFGGEGQLLTIRHDSMNRASFMPGVKMAVESVMNVEGLVYGLENIME, from the coding sequence ATGGATAAAATAAAAATTATTTTAGCAGGTCCCCGCGGAAAGATGGGTACAGAAGCGTTAAAGATGATTGAAGCTGCATCTCATTTCGAACTGGCAGCTGCCGTGGACTCTAAAAATGACGGAGTGCAAGTGAAAGATCTGCAAGGGGCTCCTGTTTCTATGGAAGCACCTGTTTACGATGATTTAGAACGATGTATCCAGTCGGTGGAAGCAGATGTATTAGTCGACCTTACTCGACCTGATATCGGAAAAAAACACCTTGAAATCGCCCTTAACCACGGATTAAGAACGGTTATCGGCACTACTGGATTTTCTAATGAGGATCTTGAGAGGCTGACAGAGCTCGCACAAGAAAAGAATACTGGTGCTATAATCGCACCAAACTTTGCGATTGGAGCTATCTTGATGATGAAATTTTCTCAGATGGCTGCAAAATATCTTCCTGATATTGAAATAATTGAGAAGCATCATGATCAAAAGCTTGATGCACCATCGGGTACTGCACTCAAGACTGCTCAGCTCATTACTGAAGTCCGCGAAGAAAAAAGGCAGGGGCATCCAGATGAAAATGAAGATCTGCAAGGTGCAAGGGGGGCAGAGCTTCAAGGTATCCGGATTCATAGTGTGAGATTGCCAGGGCTAGTAGCTCACCAAGAAGTTATGTTTGGCGGAGAAGGACAGCTGTTGACCATCCGCCATGATTCTATGAACAGAGCGTCTTTCATGCCAGGAGTGAAAATGGCTGTTGAAAGTGTTATGAACGTCGAAGGCCTTGTGTATGGTCTTGAAAATATTATGGAATAA
- a CDS encoding nucleotide pyrophosphohydrolase translates to MANRTLKESQDVVDQYISQFKEGYFSPLAMLARLTEELGELAREVNHHYGEKPKKSSEDAKTVEEELGDMFFVLICLANSLNIDLDEALSTVMNKFQTRDKDRWTRIDEGERNNG, encoded by the coding sequence ATGGCCAACCGTACTTTAAAAGAAAGTCAGGACGTTGTAGATCAATACATATCACAGTTTAAAGAAGGCTATTTCAGCCCTCTTGCAATGCTTGCCAGATTAACCGAGGAACTTGGTGAACTAGCTCGTGAGGTGAATCACCATTATGGTGAAAAACCAAAAAAGTCATCGGAGGATGCAAAAACAGTAGAAGAAGAACTTGGAGATATGTTCTTTGTTTTAATATGCCTTGCGAATTCCCTTAATATAGATTTGGATGAAGCACTTAGTACAGTAATGAATAAATTTCAAACACGGGATAAAGACAGATGGACACGTATTGATGAAGGAGAGAGAAACAATGGATAA
- a CDS encoding YitT family protein → MIYPIKLKNILFILFGSAIFSFGIVHINMTNNLAEGGFTGITLILYFLFSIDPSYSNLALNIPLFFVGWKLLGKNSFIYTVIGTVAVSVFLFIFQRYSSIMIDLKEDMTLAALFAGVFIGVGLGIIFRYGGTTGGVDIIARLGHKFLGWSMGKTMFIFDFMVIAISLVYLNYREAMYTLVAVFIGARVIDFMQEGAYAGKAVMVVSEKNAEIAANIMKELDRGATLLNGKGTFTGQLREVLYCVIAKNEIVRIKQVIERIDPHAFVTVNDVHEVIGEGFTLDADKNPIGR, encoded by the coding sequence ATGATTTATCCTATCAAACTAAAAAATATTCTTTTCATCCTATTTGGTTCTGCTATTTTCTCTTTTGGAATTGTTCATATTAATATGACGAACAATTTAGCAGAAGGCGGTTTTACTGGTATCACACTTATTCTTTATTTTTTGTTTTCCATTGATCCTTCCTATTCTAACCTTGCCTTGAACATCCCATTATTCTTTGTAGGATGGAAACTGCTTGGCAAAAACTCATTCATTTATACAGTTATTGGGACTGTTGCAGTATCTGTCTTCTTATTTATTTTTCAGAGATATTCATCCATTATGATAGACCTGAAAGAAGATATGACACTCGCTGCTCTGTTCGCTGGTGTATTTATCGGCGTCGGCCTCGGTATCATATTCCGCTATGGAGGAACAACGGGGGGAGTTGATATCATTGCACGGCTTGGCCATAAATTCTTAGGCTGGAGTATGGGTAAAACCATGTTTATATTCGATTTTATGGTTATCGCAATTTCACTTGTTTATTTAAATTATCGTGAAGCTATGTATACTCTTGTTGCAGTATTTATTGGAGCACGTGTAATTGATTTTATGCAAGAAGGGGCATACGCCGGAAAAGCAGTGATGGTTGTCTCAGAGAAAAACGCAGAAATTGCTGCGAATATTATGAAGGAACTGGACCGGGGTGCAACTTTATTAAATGGTAAAGGAACATTTACCGGGCAGCTTCGTGAAGTTCTGTATTGTGTAATCGCGAAGAACGAGATCGTTCGTATAAAGCAAGTTATCGAAAGAATAGATCCACATGCCTTTGTGACGGTAAATGATGTTCATGAGGTAATCGGAGAAGGTTTCACTCTCGATGCGGATAAGAACCCTATAGGAAGATAA
- a CDS encoding zinc metallopeptidase gives MGGFLIYFAILLIVPIWAQMRVKSTYKKYSKVANSTGKTGAEVARQILDENGLYNVQVEPVRGMLSDHYDPRSKVVRLSEDNYYGNSIAGAAVAAHEVGHAIQDAEGYAFLRFRHALVPVANIGSNFSFLLILGGIFFQATNLFLLGIIFMSAAVLFQFVTLPVEFNASSRAMDQIVSTGMIRNNEERGARRVLNAAALTYVAGALVALLELARFIFMFLGMNQDD, from the coding sequence ATGGGTGGATTTTTAATCTACTTCGCAATTTTGCTCATTGTTCCCATTTGGGCGCAAATGAGAGTAAAAAGTACGTACAAGAAATATTCAAAAGTAGCTAACAGCACTGGTAAAACGGGTGCAGAAGTAGCAAGACAGATTTTAGATGAAAATGGGCTGTATAATGTTCAAGTAGAACCTGTTAGAGGGATGCTTTCTGATCACTATGATCCTCGCAGCAAAGTAGTTCGTTTATCTGAAGATAACTATTATGGAAATTCGATTGCAGGTGCTGCTGTTGCAGCCCACGAAGTAGGCCATGCTATTCAAGATGCTGAAGGATATGCCTTCCTGCGTTTCAGACACGCACTTGTACCTGTTGCCAACATCGGATCGAACTTTTCATTCTTATTGATATTAGGCGGAATTTTCTTTCAAGCAACAAACCTGTTCTTGCTGGGAATTATCTTCATGTCAGCCGCTGTATTGTTCCAGTTCGTAACATTGCCTGTTGAGTTTAATGCAAGCTCTCGTGCGATGGACCAAATCGTATCAACTGGTATGATTCGCAACAATGAAGAACGCGGAGCTCGCAGAGTATTAAACGCTGCAGCATTGACATATGTTGCTGGCGCATTAGTTGCTTTGCTGGAATTAGCACGATTTATATTCATGTTCTTAGGAATGAACCAAGACGACTAA
- a CDS encoding sporulation protein YpjB — protein sequence MKRVGWTVLIFCIVSLAAMPVYASNHTTIKDWSEINELTSEIWELGKIERYNEAADVLEFTSENITHIEDVLSLRPDQQRLVEYTFSDAITSLQNPEWTKEKKLNKLTEVRLLVDALQTNYEPLWKKTGLMMLEPFITMEKEIGDQNSTAFHQAANLLLERYETVRPALMVDLSPDKIEKLDEHVSYVDTNRIKILTDAEHQKHLEAAAADFEALFFAKKDNSEPSLFWLIFSIGGIISSTLFYVGWRKYKGDKEEELRVPGKR from the coding sequence ATGAAAAGGGTAGGATGGACAGTTTTGATTTTTTGTATCGTTTCTTTAGCTGCGATGCCTGTATATGCATCGAACCATACAACGATAAAAGATTGGTCAGAGATTAATGAGCTTACGAGTGAAATATGGGAACTAGGTAAAATTGAAAGGTATAATGAGGCGGCAGATGTTCTTGAATTCACCTCGGAAAATATCACCCATATTGAAGATGTGCTATCGTTACGACCTGATCAGCAGCGTCTTGTAGAATACACATTCTCGGATGCAATAACATCTCTGCAGAATCCAGAATGGACGAAAGAGAAGAAGCTTAACAAACTCACAGAAGTCCGTCTCCTTGTTGATGCCTTGCAAACCAATTATGAACCGTTATGGAAAAAGACTGGTCTGATGATGCTCGAACCGTTTATTACTATGGAAAAAGAAATCGGTGATCAAAATTCAACAGCGTTTCATCAAGCAGCAAATCTTCTTTTAGAACGATATGAAACAGTTAGACCTGCATTGATGGTTGATTTAAGTCCCGACAAGATTGAAAAATTGGATGAACATGTTTCCTATGTAGATACCAACAGAATTAAAATTTTGACAGATGCCGAACATCAGAAACATCTTGAAGCAGCTGCAGCAGACTTTGAAGCTCTTTTTTTCGCTAAAAAGGATAATTCAGAGCCTTCTCTGTTTTGGCTGATCTTTTCAATTGGCGGAATTATTTCATCGACATTATTTTATGTTGGCTGGAGAAAATATAAAGGTGATAAAGAAGAGGAGCTTCGAGTGCCTGGAAAGAGATAA
- a CDS encoding DUF1405 domain-containing protein, whose translation MSWISAIIKERWFLMTLLLVNILGTIYGYIWYYYQLIETPWYFLPFVPDSPTASLFFVFVLIGFLLKQQNGLFEALAAASLFKYGIWAVGMNIGGAFIGTPLNIVNYMLIFSHLGMAVQGLLYAPFYRIKMWHACAAALWLFHNEIVDYVFGMMPRYPVLAPYQEIIGYLTFWLSVLSVVLVWRMRKS comes from the coding sequence ATGTCGTGGATTTCTGCAATCATCAAAGAACGATGGTTCCTAATGACTCTTCTGCTCGTAAATATCTTAGGCACGATTTACGGCTATATTTGGTACTACTATCAGCTTATTGAAACTCCGTGGTATTTTCTCCCGTTCGTTCCGGACAGCCCAACAGCATCACTTTTCTTTGTATTTGTTCTTATAGGGTTTTTGCTAAAACAGCAAAATGGCCTTTTTGAAGCACTTGCAGCGGCATCATTATTTAAATATGGAATCTGGGCAGTAGGGATGAACATAGGCGGAGCTTTTATCGGAACTCCCTTGAATATCGTTAATTATATGCTTATATTCTCTCACCTCGGAATGGCTGTACAAGGTCTACTGTATGCCCCTTTTTATAGAATTAAAATGTGGCATGCCTGTGCAGCTGCGTTATGGCTGTTTCATAACGAAATCGTAGATTATGTATTTGGGATGATGCCAAGATATCCTGTTTTAGCTCCTTATCAAGAAATAATCGGTTATCTTACATTCTGGCTTTCTGTACTATCTGTGGTTCTTGTCTGGCGAATGAGAAAGTCCTAG
- a CDS encoding menaquinol-cytochrome c reductase cytochrome b/c subunit, protein MHRGKGMKFVGDSRVPAERKPNIPKDYSEFPGKTEAFWPNFLLKEWMVGAVFLIGYLVLTIVHESPLEKKADPTDAGYIPLPDWYFLFLYQLLKYKYAAGDYVLIGTVIIPGLAFGALMLAPFLDTGLERRPSKRPIATGLMLLGLISVTYLTWESVVTHDWEKAKTQGKIVDVSFDQNDPGYQIYQQQSCVGCHGNTLTGGASGPSLIGTGLKPEEIMKIAKEGKPPGMPPNAFKGSDEELKQLAEFISKLEQK, encoded by the coding sequence ATGCATCGCGGTAAAGGAATGAAGTTTGTCGGAGACTCTCGTGTTCCTGCTGAACGCAAACCGAATATACCGAAAGACTATTCGGAGTTCCCGGGAAAAACAGAAGCATTTTGGCCAAACTTTCTTTTAAAAGAGTGGATGGTTGGTGCCGTTTTCTTAATCGGTTACCTAGTATTGACTATCGTTCATGAATCTCCTTTGGAGAAAAAAGCTGATCCTACCGATGCCGGATATATTCCTCTACCAGACTGGTACTTCTTATTTTTATACCAGCTCTTGAAGTACAAGTATGCGGCAGGGGATTATGTTCTAATTGGTACAGTAATTATTCCTGGTCTAGCATTTGGTGCTTTAATGTTAGCGCCGTTCCTAGATACAGGATTGGAGAGACGTCCTTCTAAACGTCCGATTGCAACTGGATTAATGCTATTAGGTTTGATTTCCGTTACATATTTAACATGGGAATCCGTTGTGACTCATGATTGGGAAAAAGCGAAGACTCAAGGTAAGATTGTTGATGTAAGCTTTGACCAAAATGATCCAGGATATCAAATCTACCAGCAGCAGAGCTGTGTTGGCTGTCACGGCAACACTCTGACTGGCGGAGCTTCTGGTCCATCATTGATTGGAACAGGTTTGAAGCCTGAAGAAATCATGAAAATCGCTAAAGAAGGTAAGCCGCCAGGCATGCCGCCAAACGCGTTTAAAGGTTCAGACGAAGAGCTAAAGCAATTAGCAGAGTTCATCTCAAAACTTGAACAGAAATAA
- the qcrB gene encoding menaquinol-cytochrome c reductase cytochrome b subunit, producing MLQKIYDWVDERLDITPLWRDVADHEVPEHVNPAHHFSAFVYCFGGLTFFITVIQILSGMFLTMYYVPDIVNAWESVYYLQNEVAFGVIVRGMHHWGASLVIVMMFLHTLRVFFQGAYKKPRELNWVVGVLIFFVMLGLGFTGYLLPWDMKALFATKVGIEIAMTIPVVGPIAKTFLAGGEIIGAQTLTRFFAIHVFFLPAALLGLMGAHFLMIRKQGISGPL from the coding sequence ATGCTACAAAAGATTTATGACTGGGTAGATGAGCGCCTGGATATTACGCCGCTTTGGAGAGACGTTGCAGACCATGAGGTACCTGAACACGTAAACCCCGCACATCATTTCTCTGCGTTTGTTTACTGTTTCGGCGGATTAACTTTCTTTATCACGGTTATTCAAATTCTTTCAGGTATGTTTTTAACAATGTACTATGTGCCTGATATCGTGAATGCATGGGAATCCGTTTATTACCTGCAAAATGAAGTGGCATTTGGAGTTATCGTACGCGGAATGCACCACTGGGGCGCAAGCCTTGTTATCGTAATGATGTTCTTACATACATTGCGCGTATTCTTCCAGGGAGCTTATAAAAAGCCAAGAGAATTAAACTGGGTTGTCGGAGTACTTATTTTCTTTGTTATGTTAGGTTTAGGTTTTACAGGATATCTATTGCCTTGGGATATGAAAGCGCTATTTGCGACAAAAGTAGGGATTGAGATTGCTATGACAATTCCTGTTGTTGGTCCAATCGCTAAAACATTCCTTGCCGGCGGAGAGATTATCGGAGCACAGACGCTTACGCGATTCTTTGCGATTCACGTATTCTTCCTTCCTGCAGCATTGTTAGGCTTAATGGGTGCCCACTTCTTAATGATCCGTAAACAAGGTATTTCCGGACCGTTGTAA
- a CDS encoding ubiquinol-cytochrome c reductase iron-sulfur subunit, with the protein MSKEDISRRQFLNYTLTGVGGFMAAGMLMPMVRFALDPILKEGSDQKLVAVTSIEELSNEPKRFDFKIKQKDGWYESDVTQSAWVYKAKNGDIIALSPICKHLGCTVDWNTDPSHPNQFFCPCHLGRYTKDGTNVKGTAPLAPLDVYDSQVKDGKLYLGKAKPRKGA; encoded by the coding sequence ATGTCAAAGGAAGATATTTCAAGACGTCAGTTCTTAAACTACACATTAACTGGCGTTGGCGGATTTATGGCTGCCGGCATGCTTATGCCAATGGTCCGTTTCGCCCTTGATCCGATTTTAAAAGAGGGTTCTGATCAAAAATTGGTAGCGGTTACGAGTATAGAAGAGCTATCGAACGAACCGAAGCGTTTCGACTTTAAAATCAAACAAAAAGATGGCTGGTACGAGTCTGATGTTACTCAATCTGCCTGGGTTTATAAAGCGAAGAACGGTGATATCATCGCACTTTCTCCAATCTGTAAACACTTAGGCTGTACAGTAGACTGGAACACAGATCCATCACACCCTAATCAGTTTTTCTGTCCTTGCCACTTAGGGCGCTATACGAAGGATGGAACAAACGTAAAGGGTACTGCACCTCTTGCACCGCTTGATGTATATGACAGCCAGGTGAAAGATGGGAAGCTTTACTTAGGAAAGGCAAAACCAAGAAAGGGGGCGTAA
- a CDS encoding YpiF family protein produces MRWKTSDADVFLKSGEYVDSLLIPLTPIDFKQDFKSSVTMGEYTEMLCGEIERQLHGRMFLAPNFTYVKEHSPIEQLKSLLEHVKDSGHFKHIFLMTSDVYWKEFEHTITGQLFWVPALPLESMDEKYRLEVIKEQVKPLFQLIFNDWQRGINS; encoded by the coding sequence ATGAGATGGAAGACAAGTGATGCAGATGTATTTTTAAAATCTGGGGAATATGTTGATAGTCTGTTAATCCCGTTAACCCCCATCGATTTTAAACAAGATTTTAAGAGCAGTGTCACGATGGGGGAATATACTGAGATGCTTTGCGGCGAAATTGAACGGCAGCTGCACGGAAGGATGTTTTTAGCTCCTAATTTTACATATGTTAAAGAACATTCACCAATCGAGCAATTAAAAAGTTTGCTAGAACATGTTAAAGACTCCGGACACTTTAAACACATCTTTTTGATGACTAGTGATGTGTATTGGAAAGAATTTGAACATACTATTACAGGGCAGCTTTTTTGGGTTCCTGCGCTGCCTCTTGAAAGTATGGATGAAAAATATAGGCTGGAAGTTATTAAAGAACAAGTAAAACCGCTTTTTCAGCTCATCTTTAATGATTGGCAGCGCGGGATAAATTCATGA